In Microvenator marinus, one genomic interval encodes:
- a CDS encoding caspase family protein, with amino-acid sequence MTGQARFFLTLLTFLVCATSAQAKGPYPTLSAPAQVQKSGSADIAVIVAVEDYVFLPDVAGATQNGNDWERFFADSLGIPTVHYVSNSQATKEELERFAILASQSAQPGGTVWFIFIGHGAPSKDGKQGLLVGSDARQDPNSLFARGVPQQTLLDILQTGPQAQTVLIVDACFSGRASDGAALAPAQPVIPTKITPTIQSNTVVITAAEASEFAGSLPGENRPAFSYLLLGALRGWASDATQTVTAQSAQRYVQRALRGIPGRMTQTPSIHGKTDLVLTRGVAEKDPGIYDLLREQAKFGQPIPVPGPSPIGNIPSLPDVLNPAGAIGLSVDAELLVIRDQALRLDSQGETDPDAAAQGWKRVAEATGNNPFKEEAVKRSKLWEDFSKQRRDFASQKTSDLERLKKILPLESVDESNKAQLLANYSNLYGETEMVDLISFVQPDAVRHNLCRPYVTAGSVPVTFNMPNDRDGEPFQGQVEVEGNVLGSAPGTYNFAKCADKIPVRVTEVSTGKVWEGSVSGIGGGSSQTIQAEYEGLMPYSFWHDYIWADAPGGPLLGVFYSQMNLPGEFNRQSLQVVRGNVEINFGGYGGHLSAFFEPSYILASEEQESAYSLGGGIGLGRLTAGRFSLSPLRVGYQKYYGSDIDGMSGYTGQAALRFHLGGGLQLRGDGNLIWGSKDFNGSEWEGLAWMVGGGLEYGTPVIYNTISSIFGDGSSDSEWSDSEWGEWSEGTMAIGYQYMSGYLPNQDAVGSFIFSLRYADSYDGGMVLEFSGAHDSLGGIDSTNLGMRISGIFMGDDEDFFYGMGLAGGYNTAAEGDFNYYLLGADFALGWRIFSQVSLNAYTALNLFALFDMDEETVAEDGSGKVTSKTTTMSPVTASLRWTTPWSVYLEGGARADLGGSLPISGFGHVGYLTTID; translated from the coding sequence ATGACTGGTCAAGCGCGATTCTTTTTGACTCTTCTCACCTTTTTGGTTTGTGCCACGAGCGCTCAAGCCAAAGGCCCTTATCCGACCCTCAGCGCACCCGCACAGGTCCAGAAGTCTGGAAGTGCGGATATCGCGGTCATCGTAGCAGTGGAGGACTACGTCTTCCTTCCCGATGTTGCTGGAGCTACGCAGAACGGTAATGATTGGGAGCGCTTTTTCGCGGACTCGTTGGGCATACCAACCGTGCACTATGTCTCGAACAGTCAGGCGACCAAGGAAGAATTGGAGCGATTCGCAATTCTGGCGTCCCAATCGGCTCAACCGGGCGGCACGGTTTGGTTTATCTTCATCGGGCACGGAGCACCGTCCAAAGACGGAAAGCAGGGGCTACTGGTGGGCTCAGACGCACGCCAAGACCCGAACAGTTTGTTCGCACGCGGAGTTCCTCAGCAGACGTTGCTCGACATCTTGCAGACCGGACCTCAAGCTCAAACCGTGCTCATCGTTGACGCATGTTTCTCCGGACGTGCCTCAGACGGTGCGGCGCTCGCCCCTGCACAACCGGTCATTCCAACCAAGATTACGCCCACGATTCAGAGCAATACCGTGGTCATTACGGCTGCCGAGGCGTCCGAGTTTGCGGGTTCGTTACCCGGAGAAAACCGACCAGCTTTCTCCTATCTCTTGCTCGGGGCGCTTCGTGGATGGGCCTCCGACGCCACCCAAACCGTCACCGCACAATCAGCCCAACGCTATGTGCAACGCGCGCTTCGAGGCATCCCTGGCCGAATGACCCAAACCCCATCCATCCACGGAAAGACAGACCTCGTCTTGACGCGGGGCGTGGCCGAGAAGGACCCGGGCATCTATGACCTCTTACGAGAACAGGCCAAATTCGGCCAGCCTATTCCCGTGCCAGGACCGTCTCCGATCGGCAATATTCCAAGCCTTCCTGACGTTTTGAACCCCGCTGGGGCCATCGGACTAAGCGTTGACGCAGAACTCCTGGTGATCCGCGATCAGGCACTCAGACTCGACTCGCAGGGTGAAACAGACCCCGACGCGGCGGCACAGGGATGGAAGCGAGTCGCCGAGGCAACGGGCAACAATCCGTTCAAGGAAGAAGCCGTAAAACGCTCCAAACTCTGGGAAGATTTCTCCAAGCAGAGACGAGACTTTGCCTCGCAAAAGACGTCCGACCTTGAGCGCCTCAAAAAGATTCTCCCGCTCGAGAGTGTGGATGAATCCAATAAAGCCCAACTCCTTGCGAACTATTCAAATCTATACGGCGAGACCGAAATGGTGGATTTGATCTCGTTCGTACAGCCAGACGCGGTGCGCCACAATTTATGCCGGCCGTATGTGACTGCAGGCAGCGTCCCTGTCACCTTCAACATGCCCAACGACCGAGACGGTGAGCCATTCCAAGGTCAGGTTGAGGTAGAAGGCAATGTCCTCGGGAGCGCCCCGGGCACCTACAATTTTGCGAAATGCGCGGATAAGATTCCGGTTCGCGTGACGGAAGTTTCTACAGGAAAAGTCTGGGAGGGAAGCGTTTCAGGCATCGGTGGAGGTAGCTCGCAAACCATTCAGGCAGAATACGAAGGCTTGATGCCCTACTCGTTCTGGCACGACTATATCTGGGCGGACGCACCAGGCGGTCCACTTCTGGGCGTATTCTACTCTCAGATGAACCTCCCAGGGGAATTCAACCGCCAATCACTCCAGGTTGTCCGAGGGAACGTCGAAATCAACTTCGGCGGCTACGGTGGCCACCTCTCGGCGTTCTTCGAGCCTTCGTACATCCTCGCGAGTGAGGAGCAGGAAAGCGCCTATTCGCTAGGTGGTGGCATCGGCCTTGGACGCCTGACCGCTGGGCGCTTCAGCCTCTCACCGCTTCGAGTTGGCTATCAGAAGTACTATGGCTCGGACATCGACGGTATGAGCGGCTACACGGGCCAGGCCGCGCTACGTTTTCACCTCGGCGGAGGTTTGCAACTGCGTGGAGACGGCAACCTCATCTGGGGCTCCAAAGACTTTAATGGCTCGGAATGGGAAGGACTCGCGTGGATGGTCGGCGGCGGGCTCGAGTACGGCACACCCGTGATTTACAACACCATCAGCAGTATTTTCGGGGATGGCAGCTCAGACTCGGAGTGGAGCGACTCAGAATGGGGCGAATGGTCAGAAGGCACCATGGCTATCGGCTATCAGTACATGTCAGGTTATCTGCCAAATCAAGACGCCGTGGGAAGCTTCATCTTCTCGTTGCGGTACGCGGACAGCTACGACGGGGGCATGGTCCTTGAGTTCAGCGGCGCACATGACTCGCTCGGTGGTATCGACTCTACAAATTTAGGCATGCGAATCTCGGGCATCTTCATGGGAGATGACGAGGACTTCTTCTACGGAATGGGATTGGCTGGCGGGTACAATACGGCTGCCGAGGGTGACTTCAACTACTACTTGCTGGGCGCCGACTTCGCACTCGGCTGGAGGATCTTCAGCCAAGTCTCGCTCAATGCGTATACAGCGCTCAACCTCTTCGCCCTCTTTGATATGGACGAAGAGACGGTCGCTGAAGACGGCTCTGGCAAAGTGACCTCCAAGACCACCACCATGAGCCCGGTCACCGCAAGCTTGCGTTGGACCACCCCATGGAGTGTATACTTGGAAGGCGGCGCGCGTGCTGACCTAGGCGGATCGCTGCCGATTTCAGGATTTGGTCACGTGGGCTATTTGACCACGATCGACTAG
- the plsX gene encoding phosphate acyltransferase PlsX — MDSITLAVDAMGGYNAPRDVVAAVAAASRQGSGDVFFLLVGDEVRLSDLLYEFGHNPERISVIHAPHYIGLGEPAQQALERKTDSSLEIACELVANGEADGLVSAGHPGAAILCARKYFQPLPGISRVALASVYPTPRVRGTDRLGLILDVGATLRASAEDLQNFALMGSAYARLVKGLERPRVALLSNSREARIGPPEVVEAYELLREDKRLNFYGNIEGDEIPRGDYDVIVCEGFVGDVALKLLEGTGEAAFELARSAYDKHLAWKTGLKLLSGGLKKLKTAIDFEEYGGAPLLGLDRVVIVAHPKSGKKAIGNSLKLAIKNIRARLPEQIAQDIAGAEIEGE, encoded by the coding sequence ATGGACTCAATCACCTTAGCGGTCGATGCCATGGGAGGATATAACGCGCCGCGCGATGTGGTGGCGGCGGTTGCTGCCGCGTCGCGGCAAGGCTCGGGCGATGTCTTCTTCTTGTTGGTCGGCGACGAGGTGCGACTCAGCGATTTGCTCTACGAGTTCGGGCATAACCCCGAGCGGATCAGCGTCATCCACGCCCCGCACTATATCGGCCTGGGCGAGCCCGCACAGCAGGCTCTGGAGCGAAAGACGGATTCTTCGCTCGAGATTGCCTGTGAACTGGTGGCGAATGGGGAGGCCGATGGGCTTGTTAGCGCGGGCCATCCGGGGGCCGCGATTCTTTGTGCACGCAAGTACTTTCAGCCGCTGCCCGGAATTTCCCGGGTGGCGCTCGCCTCAGTCTACCCAACGCCCAGGGTGAGGGGCACGGATCGACTCGGGCTGATCTTGGATGTTGGCGCAACGCTGAGGGCCAGTGCTGAAGACCTCCAGAATTTCGCCTTGATGGGAAGCGCCTACGCACGGCTTGTGAAAGGCCTTGAGCGTCCTCGAGTAGCGCTCTTGTCCAACTCTAGAGAGGCGCGAATTGGGCCGCCTGAAGTCGTAGAAGCCTATGAGTTGTTGCGAGAGGACAAGCGCCTTAACTTCTACGGCAATATCGAAGGCGACGAGATTCCGCGCGGCGATTACGACGTCATCGTGTGCGAAGGTTTTGTGGGAGATGTAGCCCTCAAACTCCTCGAAGGTACGGGCGAGGCGGCGTTTGAATTGGCTCGTTCTGCGTACGATAAGCATCTTGCTTGGAAGACCGGCTTGAAGCTCTTGTCGGGCGGCTTGAAAAAGCTAAAGACGGCCATCGATTTTGAAGAGTACGGGGGAGCGCCGCTCTTGGGGCTCGACCGCGTGGTCATTGTGGCGCACCCCAAATCCGGGAAGAAGGCCATAGGCAATTCACTCAAACTTGCGATAAAGAATATCAGGGCACGCCTTCCGGAGCAGATTGCTCAGGATATTGCGGGTGCTGAAATTGAGGGTGAGTGA
- the aceB gene encoding malate synthase A, producing the protein MNEIQVKQTPNASPYVDQILTPDALSFLAALVREFRPRVREILAQRAKVQERLDDGAEFGFLEQTKEIREADWKVAPLPQDLLDRRVEITGPVDRKMVINALNSGAKVFMADFEDSNAPTWENTLAGQVNLRDAVRRTIEFTNEKGKHYKLVEKPAVLMVRPRGWHLREEHILVDGEPAPASLVDFGLFFFHNAKELLARGSGPYFYLPKLESHLEARLWNDVFVAASDALEIPRGTIKATVLIETISAAFEMDEILWELREHSAGLNCGRWDYIFSFIKRFRNRPTAVMPDRAQVGMTQPFMKAYSELVIKTCHRRGVHAMGGMAAQIPIKNDPEANEAAMARVRADKEREVKAGHDGTWVAHPGLVPLAMEIFDRHMPAANQIERQRPDVNPSAEALVEIPEGTRTTDGLRLNIRVGIRYIEAWLRGQGCVPIYNLMEDAATAEISRTQVWQWLRHGAEIEGVVLDEALFENELKAQVALIHEEVGDSAYEQGRFPEAISLFRDLCLHQDFVEFLTLPAYEMLQD; encoded by the coding sequence GTGAATGAAATACAAGTCAAACAAACCCCGAACGCGAGCCCCTATGTCGACCAAATTTTGACGCCCGATGCGCTCAGTTTTCTCGCCGCGCTCGTCCGCGAATTCAGACCGCGCGTCCGTGAGATATTGGCTCAACGAGCCAAGGTCCAAGAACGGCTAGATGACGGAGCAGAGTTCGGATTCCTCGAGCAAACCAAAGAGATTCGCGAGGCCGATTGGAAGGTCGCTCCGCTGCCGCAAGATCTACTCGATAGACGCGTCGAAATCACCGGTCCTGTGGACCGCAAGATGGTGATCAACGCGCTCAATTCGGGCGCAAAAGTCTTCATGGCAGACTTCGAAGATTCAAACGCGCCAACATGGGAAAACACCCTCGCCGGCCAGGTCAATCTTCGAGATGCCGTGCGTCGAACCATTGAGTTCACAAATGAAAAGGGTAAGCACTACAAACTTGTTGAGAAGCCAGCGGTATTAATGGTGCGCCCTCGTGGGTGGCATCTTCGAGAAGAACACATCTTGGTGGATGGTGAGCCGGCGCCGGCGAGCCTCGTGGATTTTGGGCTCTTCTTCTTTCATAACGCAAAGGAGCTCTTGGCCCGAGGCTCTGGCCCCTATTTCTATTTGCCAAAACTTGAAAGTCACCTTGAGGCCCGTCTTTGGAATGACGTCTTTGTAGCCGCGTCCGACGCACTCGAGATTCCAAGAGGCACCATCAAGGCCACCGTACTTATCGAGACGATCAGTGCCGCATTCGAGATGGACGAGATTCTGTGGGAGCTTCGTGAACATTCGGCGGGCCTGAATTGCGGGCGATGGGACTATATCTTTAGCTTCATCAAACGCTTTAGGAACAGGCCAACCGCCGTGATGCCCGACCGAGCTCAGGTGGGCATGACGCAACCGTTCATGAAGGCCTACTCGGAGCTGGTGATCAAGACGTGTCACCGGCGCGGCGTACATGCCATGGGTGGAATGGCCGCACAGATTCCGATCAAGAACGACCCCGAAGCCAATGAGGCAGCGATGGCGCGCGTTCGCGCAGACAAGGAGCGCGAGGTCAAGGCCGGACACGACGGCACCTGGGTCGCTCATCCAGGCCTCGTGCCGCTCGCCATGGAGATATTCGACCGTCATATGCCGGCGGCAAACCAGATCGAGCGCCAACGCCCGGATGTAAATCCAAGCGCCGAAGCGTTGGTAGAGATACCGGAAGGTACTCGCACTACGGATGGCCTCAGGCTCAATATCCGCGTGGGTATTCGCTACATCGAGGCTTGGCTTCGCGGACAAGGGTGCGTGCCGATCTACAACCTGATGGAGGATGCCGCTACGGCTGAGATTTCACGTACACAGGTCTGGCAATGGCTCAGGCACGGCGCTGAGATCGAAGGCGTGGTGCTCGATGAAGCGCTCTTTGAAAATGAACTCAAAGCTCAGGTGGCGCTCATTCACGAGGAGGTAGGCGACTCCGCGTACGAACAAGGTCGTTTTCCCGAAGCAATTTCACTCTTTAGGGACCTTTGCCTCCACCAAGACTTTGTCGAGTTTTTGACCCTTCCAGCTTACGAAATGCTTCAAGACTGA
- a CDS encoding ABC-F family ATP-binding cassette domain-containing protein: MITTSGVMVNFGGSPLFEDVNVKFVPGNCYGLIGANGAGKSTFLKVLAGDLEASAGSISIPGNLRLSKLEQDQFKFDEQNVIDTVLQGHTKLYEVFKEREILYAKPDFSEEDGARAAELEMEFADMNGYECESEVSTLLSGLGVAQDQHYKKMGELEAGDKVRVLLARALFGKPEILLLDEPTNNLDVHTISWLEDYLQRQEALVIVVSHDRHFLNNVCTHIADIDFKRIKVYVGNYDFWFQASQLALQQRRDEAKKSADKAKDLKAFIQRFSSNASKAKQATSRRKLLDKLTLEDLPISTRKYPHIVFKSERNCGKMVAAIKDLHVSLDGEKLINGINFTLHPGDRVAFVGHDGRAKSALFDVMAEISKPDSGEVDWGTTITKAYFPKENEEFFKGVNLNLVDWLRQFTKEQSEEYVRGFLGRMLFSGEDSQKPAKVLSGGERVRCMLSRMMQTGANVLIFDEPTNHLDLESITALNNAMNDFHEDNVIVFSSHDRELVNTVANRIMEITPAGLIDRYITFDEYVENPEIQEMRQQMYGREEAL; the protein is encoded by the coding sequence GTGATTACAACGTCTGGTGTGATGGTAAATTTCGGTGGGTCTCCTCTTTTTGAGGATGTGAACGTCAAGTTCGTGCCCGGCAATTGTTATGGTCTGATCGGCGCAAACGGCGCGGGAAAGTCGACGTTTCTCAAGGTTCTTGCCGGGGATCTCGAGGCGAGCGCGGGTTCGATTTCCATTCCTGGAAATCTGCGACTTTCCAAGCTTGAGCAGGACCAGTTCAAATTCGACGAACAAAACGTGATCGATACCGTTTTGCAGGGCCACACCAAGCTTTACGAGGTCTTCAAAGAGCGCGAAATCCTCTACGCCAAGCCGGATTTCTCGGAAGAAGACGGCGCGCGCGCAGCTGAGCTCGAGATGGAGTTCGCGGACATGAACGGCTACGAGTGTGAGTCGGAAGTCTCCACGCTGCTTTCTGGTCTAGGTGTGGCTCAAGACCAACACTACAAGAAGATGGGTGAGCTCGAGGCCGGCGACAAAGTTCGCGTGCTCCTCGCCCGCGCGCTCTTCGGAAAGCCAGAAATTCTGCTCTTGGACGAGCCCACCAACAACCTTGATGTGCACACGATTTCGTGGCTTGAAGACTACTTGCAGCGCCAGGAGGCGTTGGTCATCGTAGTCAGCCACGACCGCCACTTCTTGAACAACGTCTGCACGCATATCGCGGATATCGATTTCAAGCGTATCAAGGTTTACGTCGGTAACTACGATTTCTGGTTCCAGGCAAGCCAGCTCGCGCTTCAGCAGCGCCGGGACGAGGCCAAGAAATCTGCGGACAAGGCCAAGGACCTCAAGGCGTTCATTCAGCGTTTCAGCAGCAATGCGTCGAAGGCCAAGCAAGCCACGTCGCGCCGCAAACTACTCGATAAATTAACGCTTGAAGACCTGCCGATCTCAACACGCAAATACCCGCACATCGTTTTTAAGTCGGAAAGAAACTGCGGAAAGATGGTTGCGGCCATCAAGGATCTTCACGTGAGTTTGGATGGGGAGAAACTCATCAACGGCATTAATTTCACGCTTCATCCCGGCGACCGTGTCGCTTTTGTGGGGCATGACGGGCGCGCAAAATCCGCGCTCTTTGATGTGATGGCCGAGATTTCTAAACCCGACTCGGGGGAAGTAGATTGGGGTACGACCATCACCAAAGCCTACTTCCCAAAAGAGAACGAAGAATTCTTCAAGGGCGTTAATTTGAACCTCGTGGACTGGCTGCGTCAGTTCACCAAGGAGCAGTCGGAAGAATACGTGCGCGGCTTTCTCGGGCGCATGCTCTTTAGCGGTGAGGACTCACAGAAGCCAGCCAAGGTCCTTTCAGGTGGAGAGCGCGTGCGCTGTATGCTCTCGCGCATGATGCAAACGGGCGCCAACGTCCTGATCTTTGACGAGCCTACAAACCACCTCGACCTCGAGAGCATCACCGCGCTGAATAACGCGATGAACGATTTCCACGAGGACAACGTGATCGTGTTCAGCTCGCACGACCGCGAGCTCGTCAACACGGTCGCTAACCGAATCATGGAGATCACCCCAGCCGGTCTAATCGACCGCTACATCACCTTCGATGAGTACGTGGAAAACCCCGAGATTCAAGAGATGCGTCAGCAGATGTACGGACGCGAAGAGGCGCTCTAG
- a CDS encoding helix-turn-helix domain-containing protein yields the protein MSSGLGVKIRNLRKKQKMTQAGLAEKLGISASYLNLMEHERRPVSAEVLIKVAEIFGVELREFQQGGVQTLIGQLTEVFSDPVFENHEIGIQEVRELARAAPDVGRALISMYEGYQELREQMQTVSARLDEVEASGVDSWRLPSEEVSDFLQRHGNYFPTLEIAAETLRKKAGLPSSDLFGALKGYLENTHGIEVRFVEANHAVKSVRRFDPEERVLFLSELLAPHTVNFQLAHQIGLLEHSPMLASLVDDRHLTTSDSRALMRVALANYFAGAVLMPYDAFLAAAKSVRYDLDMLGHRFRTSFEQVAHRLTTLRRPGNQGVNFHFMRVDIAGNISKRFSASGIQFARFSGTCPRWNLVVAFMTPGQIRTQMSVMPDGRHYFCVARTVNRGERGFHAPPALHAIVLGCKLDEARELVYSDGMDLERTEMAVPVGVTCRLCERMDCEQRAFPPLQRSLHIDENVRGLTFYASLKE from the coding sequence ATGAGCTCCGGGCTTGGCGTCAAGATCCGAAACCTTCGAAAGAAGCAGAAGATGACGCAGGCTGGACTTGCAGAAAAATTGGGGATCTCAGCCTCCTACCTGAACTTGATGGAGCATGAACGTCGGCCGGTAAGCGCCGAGGTCTTGATCAAGGTTGCCGAGATTTTTGGCGTTGAACTCCGCGAGTTTCAACAAGGTGGCGTTCAGACTTTGATCGGGCAGCTAACCGAGGTCTTTTCAGACCCTGTCTTTGAGAATCACGAGATCGGAATTCAAGAGGTGCGTGAGTTGGCTCGCGCGGCGCCCGATGTGGGGCGTGCGCTGATATCCATGTACGAGGGCTACCAGGAGTTACGAGAGCAGATGCAGACGGTATCTGCGCGCCTCGATGAGGTGGAGGCTTCGGGCGTGGATTCGTGGCGGCTGCCATCCGAAGAGGTCAGTGATTTTTTGCAGCGACACGGAAACTACTTTCCAACCTTGGAGATCGCGGCCGAGACCTTGCGCAAAAAAGCTGGCCTGCCGAGCTCGGATTTGTTTGGGGCCTTGAAGGGCTATCTGGAGAACACGCACGGCATCGAGGTCCGGTTCGTGGAGGCCAATCATGCGGTCAAGTCGGTACGCCGGTTTGACCCCGAGGAGCGTGTACTTTTTCTCTCCGAGCTTTTGGCTCCGCACACGGTGAATTTCCAACTAGCCCACCAGATTGGACTTCTGGAGCACTCGCCGATGCTGGCGTCTCTTGTGGACGATCGCCATCTGACTACCTCGGATTCACGAGCTTTGATGCGCGTGGCTCTGGCCAATTATTTTGCTGGTGCAGTCTTAATGCCTTACGACGCATTTTTGGCAGCTGCGAAGTCTGTGCGCTACGACCTCGACATGCTTGGTCACCGCTTCAGAACTAGCTTTGAGCAGGTGGCCCACAGGCTGACAACCCTGCGGCGGCCTGGGAATCAGGGAGTCAATTTCCACTTTATGCGGGTGGATATTGCGGGGAATATCAGCAAGCGCTTCAGCGCCTCGGGCATACAATTTGCGCGCTTTTCCGGGACGTGTCCGCGTTGGAATTTGGTGGTGGCGTTTATGACGCCAGGGCAGATTCGCACGCAGATGTCCGTGATGCCGGACGGGCGCCACTATTTTTGTGTGGCGCGAACGGTGAATCGTGGTGAACGCGGCTTTCATGCGCCTCCAGCGCTGCATGCGATCGTGCTTGGGTGCAAGCTCGATGAGGCTCGCGAGTTGGTCTACTCGGACGGTATGGACTTGGAACGCACGGAGATGGCGGTGCCGGTGGGTGTGACGTGCCGCCTCTGTGAACGTATGGACTGCGAGCAGCGCGCGTTTCCGCCTCTTCAACGGTCATTGCATATCGACGAAAACGTTCGTGGTTTGACGTTTTATGCGTCGCTGAAAGAGTAG
- a CDS encoding phosphatase domain-containing protein, with the protein MLKLRVSDVVSQDPGDVPVVRIYRWDLDKTYLKTEFDSIKDLIRTALQKPEDKINVPGAVALLKEVKRPRPESRSMVTFISGSPTQMRSILEKKFELDGIQPDAFILKPTLENILKGRLKAVRGQVGYKLEALLRVRSDAALSVPETLFGDDAEQDAFIYSVYADLVSGNIGLDVLRDVLVEAEVYATTMEKIMRYAAHLQPDDAEVDRIFINLDRRSPPGRFLTFGPRIVPIVNYFQAALVLWADETFTLDNLVHVAGGMLSRDDYGIQELANSFQDLLRRRVLTSAHLDRLEAEVEVYEEPDIIPSGFVKRLMTRVRALAPRSEIKEREWVGPPDYIEILRADRALKAAVTQKSAGLFG; encoded by the coding sequence GTGCTGAAATTGAGGGTGAGTGACGTGGTGAGCCAGGATCCGGGCGATGTTCCGGTAGTCAGAATATACAGGTGGGACCTCGATAAGACCTATCTGAAGACCGAGTTTGATTCGATCAAAGATCTGATCCGAACGGCACTTCAAAAGCCCGAGGACAAGATCAACGTGCCCGGTGCCGTGGCCCTCCTCAAGGAAGTCAAGCGGCCGCGCCCAGAGTCCAGGTCCATGGTGACTTTCATCTCCGGTAGCCCCACTCAGATGCGCTCCATCCTCGAGAAGAAATTCGAGCTTGATGGCATCCAACCCGACGCTTTCATCTTGAAGCCTACTCTGGAGAATATCCTCAAGGGCAGGCTCAAAGCGGTCCGTGGGCAGGTCGGCTACAAGCTCGAGGCCCTATTGCGTGTGCGCTCAGACGCGGCACTTAGCGTGCCGGAGACACTCTTCGGAGACGACGCCGAACAGGACGCGTTCATCTATTCTGTGTACGCGGACCTTGTGTCTGGAAACATCGGCCTCGACGTATTGCGCGACGTGCTCGTTGAGGCGGAAGTCTACGCCACGACTATGGAGAAGATCATGCGTTATGCGGCTCATCTGCAGCCCGATGACGCCGAGGTCGACCGGATTTTCATCAATCTCGACCGGCGCTCTCCGCCCGGAAGGTTTCTCACGTTCGGTCCCAGAATCGTGCCGATCGTGAATTATTTTCAGGCTGCGCTGGTTCTCTGGGCCGATGAAACATTCACGTTGGACAATCTGGTGCATGTGGCTGGCGGCATGCTGAGTCGAGACGATTACGGAATCCAAGAGTTGGCCAATAGTTTTCAAGACCTATTGAGGCGTCGAGTCTTGACCAGTGCACATCTAGACCGGCTTGAAGCGGAGGTCGAGGTCTACGAAGAGCCCGACATCATCCCGAGCGGCTTTGTAAAACGCCTGATGACGCGAGTCAGGGCGCTGGCACCGCGCTCGGAGATTAAAGAGCGTGAGTGGGTAGGGCCGCCCGATTATATCGAGATTCTGCGGGCGGACCGCGCGCTCAAGGCTGCTGTGACCCAAAAATCAGCGGGGTTATTCGGGTGA
- a CDS encoding alpha/beta hydrolase: MRRTLVLPPRVSQRMFGAPPVNDRGTALDTQAHTLLSLIKATKQPELHTLTVRRAREVYDEATQTMDLKAPWEVKTYHGFVPGKRPVLYEVYRPHHVKSRNAPGILFFHGGGFVIGSARGHAAIAKYIAHQTDSVVFNVDYSLAPENPFPCGIEDCVAAFNHVVNQHHSFGVDPKRLMVLGDSAGATLSINVSQAQVEAGRQTPYKQILFFPTTDAGPYASRELFGEGFFLSHELINWFSNTYLGASKFEIANDPRALPRRFKRKSELPSTYIVTCGFDPLRDEGEAYVKDLVKAGVDVHHHDAADIIHGFITMGGVLNSAKTYIDRALEHATSDL, from the coding sequence ATGCGACGTACTTTGGTTCTGCCTCCTCGGGTGTCCCAACGAATGTTCGGGGCACCACCGGTCAATGACCGCGGCACGGCGCTCGACACACAAGCCCACACACTACTTTCACTAATCAAGGCCACTAAGCAGCCTGAGCTCCATACGCTCACGGTTCGACGGGCGCGCGAAGTCTACGACGAGGCGACGCAAACCATGGACCTCAAAGCTCCGTGGGAGGTGAAGACCTATCACGGCTTTGTTCCGGGCAAACGACCCGTCCTTTACGAAGTGTATCGGCCACATCATGTGAAGTCGCGCAATGCTCCGGGCATTTTATTCTTTCACGGAGGTGGCTTCGTGATTGGCAGTGCCAGGGGGCACGCGGCCATCGCCAAGTACATCGCGCACCAGACTGACTCGGTCGTCTTCAACGTGGACTATTCGCTTGCACCTGAGAACCCGTTTCCGTGCGGAATCGAGGATTGTGTGGCGGCGTTTAATCACGTTGTGAACCAGCACCATAGTTTTGGGGTAGACCCGAAAAGGCTCATGGTTCTTGGGGATTCGGCGGGTGCAACGCTTTCCATCAACGTCTCGCAGGCACAAGTCGAGGCTGGGCGCCAAACCCCGTATAAACAGATTCTCTTCTTCCCGACCACAGATGCAGGACCCTATGCCTCGCGTGAGCTGTTTGGCGAGGGCTTCTTCTTGAGCCACGAGCTAATCAACTGGTTTTCGAACACGTATCTCGGCGCCTCCAAGTTTGAGATTGCCAACGACCCGCGAGCACTTCCGCGACGTTTCAAACGCAAGTCCGAGCTTCCGAGTACCTACATTGTAACGTGCGGCTTCGACCCGTTGCGAGATGAAGGCGAGGCCTATGTCAAGGACCTCGTCAAGGCTGGCGTGGACGTTCACCATCACGACGCCGCCGACATCATCCACGGCTTCATCACCATGGGCGGCGTGCTAAACTCCGCAAAAACCTACATTGATCGGGCGTTGGAGCACGCGACGAGCGACCTCTAG